From a single Planctellipticum variicoloris genomic region:
- a CDS encoding glycosyltransferase family 2 protein — protein MVSRFLTALPVFNEELHVQEVLAEVRKYAGDILVVDDGSTDRTPELLSREMDVRVLTHEVNQGYGAALRTAFEFAIEEGYDALVTIDCDGQHEPSLIPEIVAALDATAEHPLDLVSGSRYVKRFQGDSQAPAERKRINEEITAWLNCKFGWKLTDAFCGFKAYRVAALDRFHITELSYGMPLQLWVQAAALGLRIEEFPVPLVYLDEKRSFGGALDDGEQRRKYYFDILGREVAAQQLPVTASCGDSGILVARAR, from the coding sequence ATGGTTTCCCGATTCCTGACGGCTCTGCCAGTTTTCAACGAAGAGCTTCACGTCCAGGAGGTCCTCGCTGAGGTTCGAAAGTATGCGGGCGACATACTGGTCGTCGATGACGGTTCAACGGATCGGACTCCCGAACTGCTGTCGCGCGAGATGGACGTGCGCGTCCTGACGCACGAAGTCAATCAGGGCTATGGCGCGGCGCTCCGGACCGCATTCGAATTCGCCATCGAAGAGGGCTACGACGCTCTCGTGACGATCGACTGCGATGGGCAGCACGAGCCGTCGCTGATCCCGGAAATCGTGGCGGCGCTCGACGCAACCGCCGAGCATCCGCTCGATCTGGTCTCCGGCAGCCGCTATGTGAAGCGGTTCCAGGGAGACAGCCAGGCGCCGGCGGAGCGGAAGCGGATCAACGAAGAGATCACCGCGTGGCTGAACTGCAAGTTCGGCTGGAAGCTGACGGATGCGTTCTGCGGCTTCAAAGCCTACCGGGTGGCGGCTCTGGACCGGTTTCACATCACAGAGCTGAGCTACGGGATGCCGCTGCAGTTGTGGGTGCAGGCCGCCGCGCTGGGTCTCAGGATTGAAGAGTTCCCGGTGCCGCTGGTGTACCTGGACGAGAAGCGTTCGTTCGGCGGGGCTCTCGACGACGGAGAGCAGCGGCGGAAGTATTATTTCGATATCCTGGGTCGCGAAGTGGCCGCGCAGCAGTTGCCGGTGACGGCCAGTTGCGGGGATTCCGGCATCCTGGTCGCCAGGGCGCGCTGA